One window from the genome of Puniceicoccus vermicola encodes:
- a CDS encoding ABC transporter ATP-binding protein, whose protein sequence is MKEFWPYLKMLRPVKWHFTGAIFAGIIYGLASGFGLPFVTSEVFPIIFNQAEYAHFSKEARDVLTHEQMQQMTDEMGEVITTEQRKELGWDKDQGTSFWILILAVAILPASFAVRGLSAFANTYLINYCGVRVLEKIRCMIFSKLQVLPLSFFQKNQSGELVSRVVVDTTQLQNGIIFVANDLVKQPVTFVGAIGALIYLSLRESDLAFILLCLLTIPVAVLPIRYVGRKMLKKARLMQDESGDLTGILSENLSAPREVRAFNLKEREEKRFFNSVRRLFAHQMKVVKYANMLSPLIEFISAVGIAIAIYFAARRGVTLEQIVPLIFALYMSYEPVKKLGMIHNRVSQATASLERIEYILDAPIEVPEPEDPKPFHIDVGAIQFDHVSFSYDKSPTLKNVDLTIEGGQVVALVGPSGAGKSTFANLVSRFYDVQGGALRIDGRDIREVEKKALYDSIALVSQDPVLFNDTVIENIRIGRLDATREEIEEAARNAFAHEFIVDLDNGYETIVGEKGTRLSGGQKQRIALARAFLRNAPILILDEATSALDTESEQKIQQALDKLLPGKTAIVIAHRFSTIRSAERVLVFDDGRIIADGPHSEVYQTCPLYKDLYDKQA, encoded by the coding sequence ATGAAAGAATTCTGGCCGTATCTCAAAATGCTTCGTCCGGTGAAGTGGCACTTTACCGGGGCGATTTTTGCTGGAATCATCTACGGTCTGGCCAGTGGGTTCGGACTGCCCTTCGTCACCAGCGAGGTCTTCCCGATCATTTTCAACCAAGCGGAATACGCCCATTTTTCCAAGGAAGCCCGGGATGTCCTGACCCACGAGCAAATGCAGCAGATGACCGATGAGATGGGAGAAGTCATCACCACCGAGCAGCGCAAAGAGCTAGGGTGGGACAAGGACCAAGGGACGTCCTTCTGGATTCTCATCCTTGCCGTCGCCATCCTCCCCGCTTCCTTTGCAGTCCGTGGACTCAGTGCCTTTGCCAATACCTACCTGATCAATTACTGCGGCGTCCGGGTCCTCGAGAAGATACGCTGTATGATCTTTTCCAAGCTCCAGGTTCTGCCTCTCTCTTTCTTCCAGAAGAACCAGAGCGGAGAGCTCGTAAGCCGAGTCGTCGTCGATACGACTCAGCTCCAGAATGGGATCATATTCGTTGCCAACGACCTCGTTAAGCAGCCGGTCACCTTCGTCGGGGCCATCGGGGCGCTGATCTACCTCTCCCTCAGGGAAAGCGATCTGGCCTTCATTCTTCTTTGCCTCCTGACCATTCCCGTCGCTGTTCTCCCCATTCGCTACGTTGGCCGCAAGATGCTCAAGAAAGCCCGGCTCATGCAGGATGAATCCGGAGATTTGACGGGCATCCTCAGCGAGAACCTTTCCGCCCCCCGCGAAGTTCGCGCCTTCAACTTGAAGGAACGGGAAGAAAAACGATTCTTCAATTCCGTCCGGCGCCTCTTCGCCCACCAGATGAAGGTCGTCAAATATGCGAATATGCTCTCGCCGTTAATCGAGTTCATCTCAGCGGTAGGCATCGCGATTGCCATCTACTTCGCGGCTCGGCGTGGGGTGACCCTGGAACAGATCGTCCCCCTCATTTTCGCGCTCTATATGTCCTACGAGCCCGTGAAAAAGCTCGGCATGATCCACAACCGCGTTAGCCAGGCCACTGCCTCCCTCGAGCGCATCGAGTATATCCTCGACGCCCCGATTGAGGTTCCCGAACCGGAAGATCCCAAACCGTTCCACATTGACGTAGGAGCCATCCAATTCGACCACGTCTCCTTTAGCTACGACAAGTCTCCGACCCTGAAGAATGTGGACTTGACCATCGAAGGCGGCCAAGTCGTCGCCCTCGTCGGCCCCAGTGGCGCCGGAAAATCGACCTTCGCCAACCTCGTTAGCCGTTTCTACGACGTCCAAGGGGGCGCTCTTCGGATCGACGGACGCGACATCCGCGAGGTCGAAAAGAAAGCTCTCTACGACTCGATCGCACTGGTCTCTCAGGATCCGGTCCTCTTCAACGACACCGTCATCGAGAACATTCGCATTGGCCGTCTCGATGCCACCCGCGAGGAGATCGAAGAAGCCGCCCGCAACGCCTTTGCCCACGAGTTCATCGTCGATCTCGACAACGGCTACGAGACCATTGTCGGCGAGAAAGGCACCCGCCTCTCCGGCGGTCAAAAGCAACGCATCGCCCTCGCCCGCGCCTTCCTCCGCAACGCTCCGATTTTGATCCTCGACGAAGCCACCTCCGCCCTCGACACCGAGAGCGAACAGAAGATCCAGCAAGCCCTCGACAAACTTCTCCCCGGCAAGACCGCCATCGTCATCGCCCACCGCTTCAGCACCATCCGCAGCGCCGAGCGAGTCCTCGTCTTCGACGATGGACGAATCATCGCCGACGGCCCTCACAGCGAAGTTTACCAGACCTGCCCCCTCTACAAAGATCTGTACGACAAGCAGGCGTAA
- a CDS encoding Gfo/Idh/MocA family protein: protein MKKELRIGVIGVSGRGKLARLAHKPGEGSRIVAGADPHPPFLKEFEEATNAEFLTHDYRELAAREDIDAVFVSSPDYLHEEHTVACLEAGKSVYLEKPMAITVAGCDRILEAARKSNAKLYLGHNMRHMPFVLQMKKIIDDGLIGEVKAGWCRHFVGWGGDYYFKDWHADRRNTTGLLLQKGSHDIDILHWLCGGYSKRVSAMGGLTLYDQIEDRDSSPEPGKRDWSEENWPPLSQKGLHPIIDVEDISMVQMELNNGVFCSYQQCHYTPDYWRNYTIIGTEGRIENFGDVGEGTVIKLWKKRSEYNAEADEQFGIAEASGSHGGADPQIVQEFLDFARDGSKATTSPVAARYSVAAACEATDSIRNGSAPRDVKPLPPELVAYFE from the coding sequence ATGAAAAAAGAACTCAGAATCGGTGTAATCGGCGTTAGCGGGCGCGGCAAACTTGCGCGACTTGCGCACAAACCTGGCGAAGGCTCGCGAATCGTTGCCGGCGCGGATCCCCACCCTCCCTTTCTCAAAGAATTCGAGGAAGCCACCAATGCCGAGTTTCTTACCCACGACTATCGGGAACTGGCAGCCCGCGAGGACATTGATGCGGTTTTCGTTTCCTCTCCCGACTATCTTCACGAGGAACACACCGTAGCCTGCCTGGAAGCCGGAAAATCCGTCTACTTGGAAAAGCCAATGGCGATTACCGTAGCCGGATGCGACCGAATCCTTGAAGCCGCCCGAAAATCGAACGCCAAATTGTATCTCGGCCATAACATGCGTCACATGCCCTTCGTCCTCCAGATGAAGAAGATCATCGACGATGGACTCATTGGAGAAGTCAAAGCAGGTTGGTGTCGGCATTTCGTGGGTTGGGGTGGCGACTATTACTTTAAAGACTGGCACGCCGACCGTCGGAACACCACGGGACTGCTCCTGCAGAAAGGATCCCACGATATCGACATTTTGCACTGGCTCTGCGGCGGATATTCCAAACGCGTTTCGGCCATGGGCGGATTGACTCTGTACGATCAGATTGAGGACCGCGATTCCTCTCCCGAACCTGGCAAACGCGACTGGTCTGAAGAGAACTGGCCTCCACTCAGCCAAAAAGGTCTTCATCCGATCATTGATGTCGAGGACATCAGCATGGTCCAAATGGAACTCAATAACGGAGTGTTTTGTAGCTACCAACAATGCCACTACACGCCCGACTACTGGCGCAACTACACGATCATCGGAACCGAAGGACGAATCGAAAATTTCGGAGACGTGGGAGAAGGCACGGTTATCAAACTGTGGAAGAAACGTTCTGAATATAACGCGGAAGCCGACGAGCAATTCGGCATCGCCGAAGCCTCAGGATCCCACGGAGGAGCCGACCCGCAAATTGTTCAGGAGTTTCTCGATTTCGCCCGGGACGGAAGTAAAGCAACGACCTCTCCAGTCGCCGCACGATACAGTGTTGCTGCGGCTTGCGAAGCCACCGATTCGATCCGTAACGGCTCCGCTCCTCGCGACGTGAAGCCGCTCCCACCGGAACTCGTCGCATACTTCGAATAG
- the lnt gene encoding apolipoprotein N-acyltransferase — protein MRPWGWLLVLVLLSAFLRFTLFPPISFSEGAYFFLAPLLLWNWQGHSRKAIFGWGWLAGFLFWVASIVWLRHVTLIGMIGLSGVLALFMGVWSLVFGRWLQPRWAGKDTFTGSWFVPLVGAAVWVLLEWTRSWIFWGFPWNPVSLSQWNRPAVLSIVSATGGWGLTFLLIWINLALVQWLRTPFTEWKSKGFLPVARKVPIVLVVPIGILMVSAGSYFWQSMKREPSEPVRVGFVQPYSTMKWDQSAVSRNIENLWQETRSLQGEDPEIILWPEASTPIPVIGEYSIRTGVEALASGMKAPILMGNMASYREKGIYENGVFLVEPDGGLVADYYVKRELVPFGEFVPFREIFPFLEKVVPIGLDCRPGERPVLFPFPSADGQDKVGPLVCYEDVFPSLARDTTQAGADWLFVATNNVWYGEEAGAYQHAAHAVVRAVENRRPVLRSGNAGWSGWIDEWGHIRKRVSDENGSIYFRGAETVSVNRDLRFDGVMTPYARFGDWIVALAAGILGAGLLSSWKRKRS, from the coding sequence TTGAGACCATGGGGCTGGCTTCTCGTCTTGGTCCTTCTCTCTGCGTTTCTTCGGTTTACACTTTTCCCGCCAATTTCCTTTTCCGAAGGCGCCTATTTTTTTCTCGCGCCTCTCCTACTCTGGAACTGGCAGGGGCACAGCCGGAAAGCCATCTTCGGATGGGGCTGGCTTGCTGGTTTTCTCTTTTGGGTCGCGTCGATCGTCTGGCTCCGCCACGTAACCCTGATTGGGATGATCGGGCTTTCGGGGGTGCTCGCCCTCTTCATGGGAGTCTGGTCGCTGGTCTTTGGGCGTTGGCTGCAACCGCGCTGGGCCGGGAAAGACACTTTTACCGGCTCATGGTTTGTCCCTTTGGTCGGGGCCGCCGTCTGGGTCCTTCTCGAGTGGACCCGCTCTTGGATTTTCTGGGGATTTCCGTGGAACCCGGTTTCTCTCTCGCAGTGGAATCGACCGGCTGTCCTGTCAATCGTCTCAGCGACTGGCGGGTGGGGGCTGACTTTTTTGCTAATCTGGATCAACCTGGCGCTCGTTCAGTGGTTGCGAACTCCCTTTACTGAGTGGAAATCCAAAGGGTTCCTTCCAGTTGCACGCAAGGTGCCAATCGTTCTGGTCGTTCCGATCGGAATTCTCATGGTCAGTGCCGGATCCTATTTTTGGCAATCGATGAAGCGGGAGCCATCGGAACCAGTCCGGGTTGGATTTGTTCAACCGTATTCCACCATGAAATGGGATCAGTCGGCTGTTTCCCGCAACATTGAGAACCTGTGGCAGGAAACCCGCAGCCTCCAGGGAGAGGACCCGGAAATCATTCTCTGGCCGGAAGCCTCGACACCCATCCCCGTCATTGGTGAGTATTCCATTCGTACGGGAGTGGAGGCACTGGCGTCGGGGATGAAGGCTCCGATCCTCATGGGAAATATGGCTTCCTATCGTGAGAAAGGGATTTACGAGAATGGAGTCTTTCTGGTTGAGCCGGATGGCGGGCTCGTCGCTGACTACTACGTGAAACGGGAGTTGGTTCCCTTCGGCGAGTTTGTTCCGTTTCGAGAGATTTTCCCCTTTCTAGAGAAGGTGGTGCCAATTGGGCTCGATTGTCGACCCGGAGAGCGGCCCGTCCTCTTCCCATTTCCCTCGGCCGACGGACAGGATAAGGTTGGGCCCTTGGTCTGCTATGAGGATGTCTTTCCCTCTCTGGCTCGCGACACGACCCAGGCCGGAGCGGACTGGCTCTTCGTCGCTACGAACAACGTGTGGTATGGAGAAGAGGCAGGTGCCTACCAACACGCCGCCCATGCGGTTGTCAGAGCCGTCGAGAACCGACGTCCTGTCTTGCGAAGTGGGAATGCCGGGTGGTCGGGGTGGATTGACGAATGGGGGCATATCCGGAAGAGGGTCTCCGATGAAAATGGGTCCATTTACTTTCGGGGAGCGGAAACGGTCTCGGTGAACCGGGACTTACGCTTTGATGGGGTGATGACACCCTACGCCCGATTTGGGGACTGGATCGTCGCTCTCGCCGCCGGAATCTTGGGCGCGGGTCTTCTCTCGAGCTGGAAAAGAAAACGTTCATAG
- the dapF gene encoding diaminopimelate epimerase, with amino-acid sequence MVFQKYHALGNDYFVLDPSSGELPDSKGIELVCHRNFGLGSDGILYGPLPSEVADFRLRILNPDGSEAEKSGNGLRIFCRYLHDRGEVTDRPFTVETEGGVVSACIHDASESIEVEMGKVSFSSQVIPVNGEEREVIQETLEANGQKVEFSAATIGNPHCVVLRDKVSEQEARDLGPHLENHPLFPNRTNVQFLEVIDRGNIRLEIWERGAGYTLASGSSSSAAASVARKLGLVDSDVTVHMPGGLLTLSISDDFAVRMTGPVRLIGELTWTPED; translated from the coding sequence CTGGTTTTTCAAAAATACCACGCCCTCGGAAACGACTACTTCGTCCTCGATCCTTCGAGCGGCGAGCTGCCGGATTCGAAGGGGATCGAACTCGTCTGCCATCGTAACTTCGGGCTGGGTTCCGATGGGATCCTCTACGGGCCACTACCTTCCGAGGTGGCGGATTTCCGGCTGAGGATTCTGAATCCCGATGGCAGCGAGGCGGAAAAGAGCGGGAATGGCCTACGGATCTTTTGCCGCTACCTGCACGACCGGGGAGAGGTGACAGATCGCCCCTTCACGGTTGAGACTGAAGGTGGGGTCGTCTCCGCTTGCATCCACGACGCCTCCGAGAGCATTGAGGTCGAGATGGGGAAGGTTTCCTTTTCCAGTCAGGTGATCCCCGTGAACGGAGAGGAGCGAGAGGTCATTCAGGAAACGTTGGAGGCGAACGGCCAGAAAGTTGAGTTCTCGGCGGCAACCATCGGAAACCCTCATTGCGTGGTTCTACGCGACAAGGTTTCTGAGCAGGAAGCCCGTGACTTGGGACCGCATCTGGAGAATCATCCTCTTTTCCCGAATCGTACGAATGTGCAATTCCTGGAGGTGATCGACCGGGGCAACATCCGTTTGGAAATCTGGGAGCGCGGAGCGGGCTACACCTTGGCCTCGGGCAGCAGTTCCAGTGCGGCCGCTTCGGTCGCTCGCAAGCTGGGGCTTGTCGATTCGGATGTGACCGTGCACATGCCCGGAGGATTGCTGACTCTCTCGATCAGTGACGATTTCGCGGTTCGGATGACAGGTCCCGTTCGACTCATCGGCGAGCTGACTTGGACTCCCGAAGACTAA
- a CDS encoding ABC transporter substrate-binding protein, translated as MNRFLPSIMILGLLINWTTSLAEGEELDSVRLQLKWRHQFQFAGYYAAIDQGYYREEGLEVELIEPEVGQDPFDLVLAGNAEFGVSNSEIVWRSAEGEPVVQLAVIYQHSPLVLLSIRDYGIETLHDLAGHSVMIEPNAADLLAMFRSEGIDLGEIQFLPHEFSVEPLVDGEVQAISGYVSDEPYAVEQLGLDPIIFTPRSAGIDFYGDGIFTTREQVEKHPDRVEAFRRASLRGWEYALMNPDEIIDLILNEYSQRKTRDQLEYEAMKTMQLVRADLVPVGYMNPGRWRYISEVFYENGLIEEPISPEQFLYAHDARFPWKTFFVSTMGLAAIAIVLTLLAWYLYRNKLRLEAAIRSKTEVEKKLRHSEEFYRNFYESAPLAFVIWDENFKVLRWNAAAERVFGWKASEVVGRSFDEFMVPEEDFGNLEKVVSHVRQKEVACMANWNLRKDGTKIWCQWHNVALFGGDRELVEVQSIALDATLQYEREQRLVTEREVAEMASKNKGQFLASVSHEIRNPLSAIISFANFIREDCETEERREMADTIISSGEALIRILNDLIDHEKLGAGVVELVPSRICLGEVVQKTMKLHQRMAKEKDLELHFEISHPKVEVTLDTLRVQQVLNNLLSNAIKFTEKGSILISVDFDQTRELPVQIRCEDTGIGISQSELKSIFRMYDQGEHGKSKVFRGTGVGLAVCEKLVVLMGGRIEVQSKEGVGSTFTVHLPEEMAVHSTGREDCGAQSS; from the coding sequence ATGAATCGATTCCTGCCCAGTATAATGATCTTAGGTCTCCTTATCAATTGGACGACCTCGCTGGCGGAAGGAGAAGAACTCGACTCTGTGCGGCTTCAATTGAAGTGGAGGCACCAATTTCAGTTCGCGGGATACTATGCCGCCATTGATCAGGGGTATTACCGGGAAGAGGGACTGGAGGTCGAATTAATTGAGCCCGAAGTGGGGCAGGATCCGTTTGACCTCGTCTTAGCCGGCAATGCGGAATTTGGAGTCTCGAATTCGGAAATTGTTTGGAGGAGCGCGGAAGGGGAGCCGGTGGTCCAGTTAGCGGTGATTTACCAGCATTCTCCGCTGGTTCTCCTGTCGATTCGAGACTACGGGATCGAGACCCTTCATGACCTGGCTGGGCATTCGGTGATGATCGAGCCAAACGCGGCCGATCTTTTGGCCATGTTTCGCTCCGAAGGAATCGACCTCGGCGAAATTCAGTTTCTACCCCACGAGTTCTCGGTAGAGCCGTTGGTCGATGGCGAAGTGCAGGCGATCTCTGGCTACGTCTCGGATGAACCCTATGCGGTGGAGCAGCTGGGGCTCGATCCCATCATTTTCACCCCTCGATCAGCTGGGATTGATTTTTACGGCGACGGAATCTTTACCACCCGCGAGCAAGTTGAGAAACATCCGGATCGCGTCGAAGCATTTCGCCGGGCGAGCTTGCGGGGATGGGAATATGCCTTGATGAATCCAGATGAAATCATCGATCTCATCCTGAACGAGTATTCTCAGCGGAAGACTCGGGATCAGCTCGAGTATGAGGCGATGAAAACGATGCAGCTCGTTCGGGCGGATTTGGTGCCCGTGGGTTACATGAATCCCGGCCGGTGGCGATACATTAGCGAAGTGTTCTATGAGAATGGTCTCATTGAGGAGCCAATCTCCCCTGAGCAGTTTCTCTATGCTCACGACGCTCGCTTTCCCTGGAAAACCTTTTTTGTCTCCACGATGGGTCTCGCGGCAATCGCCATTGTTTTGACTCTTCTTGCCTGGTACCTCTACCGCAATAAACTGCGGCTCGAAGCGGCAATCAGAAGTAAGACTGAGGTAGAAAAGAAGCTGCGCCACAGCGAAGAATTTTATCGTAATTTCTACGAGTCCGCCCCGCTGGCCTTCGTTATTTGGGATGAGAATTTCAAAGTGCTGCGATGGAATGCAGCAGCTGAGCGAGTCTTTGGCTGGAAGGCCAGTGAGGTGGTGGGGCGTTCATTCGATGAGTTCATGGTCCCCGAAGAGGATTTTGGGAATCTCGAGAAGGTCGTCTCCCACGTCCGTCAGAAAGAAGTGGCCTGCATGGCAAATTGGAACCTGCGGAAAGATGGCACGAAGATTTGGTGCCAATGGCACAATGTCGCCCTTTTCGGTGGAGATAGGGAGTTGGTAGAGGTGCAATCAATCGCTCTGGATGCAACCCTCCAATACGAAAGGGAGCAGCGGCTCGTGACCGAGAGAGAAGTGGCTGAGATGGCCAGCAAGAACAAGGGGCAATTCTTAGCCAGTGTCAGTCACGAAATTCGCAACCCCTTGAGCGCGATCATCAGCTTCGCCAACTTTATCCGGGAAGATTGCGAAACCGAGGAAAGGAGGGAGATGGCCGACACCATCATTTCCAGCGGAGAGGCGTTGATTCGGATTCTCAACGATCTGATCGACCACGAGAAGCTGGGAGCGGGCGTAGTTGAGCTGGTTCCTTCACGCATTTGTCTTGGGGAAGTGGTCCAGAAAACCATGAAACTCCATCAACGGATGGCGAAAGAAAAAGACCTGGAATTGCATTTTGAAATCTCACATCCGAAGGTGGAAGTGACCTTGGATACGCTTCGGGTTCAGCAGGTGCTCAACAACCTTCTCTCGAATGCGATCAAATTTACCGAAAAAGGGTCGATCCTGATTTCAGTGGACTTCGACCAAACGCGTGAGCTCCCCGTGCAAATTCGTTGTGAAGATACCGGAATCGGTATCAGCCAATCGGAATTGAAGAGTATCTTCCGAATGTATGACCAAGGGGAGCACGGAAAATCGAAAGTTTTCCGGGGCACGGGTGTGGGACTGGCGGTTTGCGAAAAGCTGGTCGTGCTCATGGGCGGCCGCATTGAGGTGCAGAGTAAAGAGGGGGTCGGCAGCACCTTCACTGTCCACTTGCCGGAGGAAATGGCCGTACACTCGACCGGACGGGAAGACTGCGGAGCACAATCCTCGTGA
- the rpiB gene encoding ribose 5-phosphate isomerase B → MKISLGTDHAGYTHKEAVKKHLEEAGYEVLDFGTNSVEAVDYPDFIRPAAEAVPAGKADRAIVFGGSGNGEAITANKVKGIRCALCWNIETGELAKQHNDANCLSFGARQTPVDEVLKIIDAWLAAKFEGGRHERRIQKIEN, encoded by the coding sequence ATGAAAATCTCTCTCGGAACGGATCACGCGGGCTACACTCACAAGGAAGCAGTCAAGAAGCACTTGGAAGAGGCGGGCTACGAGGTTCTTGATTTTGGAACCAATTCAGTCGAAGCTGTCGACTACCCGGATTTCATTCGCCCGGCTGCGGAAGCAGTTCCCGCCGGCAAAGCCGATCGGGCCATCGTTTTTGGTGGAAGCGGAAACGGGGAAGCGATCACTGCGAATAAAGTGAAAGGAATTCGCTGTGCGCTTTGCTGGAATATTGAGACCGGTGAGCTGGCCAAGCAGCACAACGACGCCAATTGCCTATCCTTTGGTGCTCGCCAAACTCCGGTGGATGAAGTTTTGAAGATTATCGACGCTTGGCTCGCGGCAAAATTCGAAGGCGGACGCCACGAGCGGCGCATCCAAAAGATTGAGAACTGA
- a CDS encoding SelT/SelW/SelH family protein, which produces MPETTKPLIVITYCPGCKWLLRSAWMGQELLSTFEEDLAGVTLSPSDSSGVFRVVSGETVLWDRGEEGGFPEIKELKKRVRDLLAPGRDLGHIDRTKG; this is translated from the coding sequence GTGCCAGAAACCACCAAACCCCTGATCGTCATTACCTACTGCCCCGGCTGCAAGTGGCTGCTCCGCTCTGCATGGATGGGGCAGGAACTTCTCAGCACCTTCGAGGAGGATTTGGCCGGAGTCACCCTCAGCCCCAGCGATTCTTCCGGGGTATTTAGGGTTGTTTCCGGCGAAACCGTTCTCTGGGACCGCGGCGAAGAAGGTGGATTCCCCGAAATCAAAGAACTTAAAAAGCGAGTCCGCGACCTCCTTGCTCCAGGGCGCGATCTGGGCCACATTGATCGGACGAAGGGATAA
- a CDS encoding DNA-3-methyladenine glycosylase 2 — protein MNPADAGSPSGTLPFPVEGGQRVLREILAGGQSFLWEPITATTWKGIVGKHACTLELLSDHHLTWSASGSTSSKEDVKATIESYFATSIDFAREVDALPWRSDPVLNQAVGQFPGLRILRQSPDVALLSFLLSPLKRIEQIRAGLLEISRRWGEALDHGLFAPPSWATLASVPEADLRMCGIGYRARSIHQSADYLSQQDGYLDSLESLPTDEARRKLIALPGVGRKIADCVLLFGYGRLEAFPIDTWISRHMRESYGLDSFTDDQIQLFARAHYGSAAGIAQQFLFAHARNPATGSEVDTSSDKRKK, from the coding sequence ATGAACCCAGCTGACGCGGGTTCTCCCAGCGGAACGCTACCCTTCCCGGTCGAAGGGGGCCAAAGAGTGCTCCGAGAGATCCTCGCAGGAGGACAGAGCTTTCTCTGGGAGCCGATAACGGCCACAACCTGGAAGGGCATTGTCGGGAAACACGCCTGCACATTGGAACTTCTGTCCGATCACCATTTGACTTGGTCTGCCTCCGGATCCACTTCGTCCAAGGAGGATGTAAAAGCAACCATCGAATCGTACTTTGCCACTTCGATCGACTTCGCACGAGAAGTGGATGCCCTGCCCTGGCGCTCCGATCCAGTCCTCAACCAAGCCGTCGGGCAATTTCCCGGTCTGCGCATCCTCCGGCAAAGCCCGGATGTCGCCCTCCTCTCTTTTCTTCTCAGTCCCCTCAAACGAATCGAGCAGATCCGCGCTGGCCTCCTCGAAATCTCCCGGCGATGGGGTGAAGCCCTTGATCACGGCCTTTTTGCTCCCCCCTCCTGGGCGACGCTTGCCTCCGTTCCGGAAGCGGACCTCCGGATGTGTGGGATCGGCTACCGCGCCCGATCGATCCACCAATCCGCAGATTATCTGAGTCAGCAGGACGGCTATCTGGACAGTCTCGAAAGTCTTCCCACTGACGAAGCCCGCCGCAAGCTGATCGCCTTACCCGGTGTCGGACGCAAAATCGCCGATTGCGTTCTGCTGTTTGGATACGGACGGCTCGAGGCCTTTCCGATCGACACCTGGATCAGTCGGCACATGCGAGAATCCTACGGGCTTGATTCGTTCACAGATGACCAAATCCAGCTCTTCGCCCGCGCCCACTATGGCTCCGCAGCGGGGATCGCCCAGCAATTCCTCTTCGCGCACGCACGCAACCCCGCGACTGGATCTGAAGTCGACACCTCCTCCGATAAACGAAAAAAATAA
- a CDS encoding potassium channel family protein, with protein sequence MPSFLLTVLQFFRGLRMAWQQTHFRITLILALTIVACGTAFYCRTEGWSVVDASYFCVMTLTTIGYGDLHPTRDVSKIFTIFYALVGIGVFVALVTQLAQAQIAVREEFVLNKKQESQTHTKKATARSKGRTKSSAKGGAHQKPKD encoded by the coding sequence ATGCCTTCATTTCTCCTTACCGTGCTACAGTTCTTTCGCGGCCTGCGGATGGCTTGGCAGCAGACCCATTTTCGCATCACTCTGATCCTAGCCCTGACCATTGTTGCCTGCGGAACCGCGTTCTATTGCCGAACAGAGGGTTGGTCCGTGGTCGATGCGTCCTACTTTTGTGTAATGACTCTGACCACGATTGGGTACGGAGATCTGCATCCCACCCGGGATGTCTCCAAAATCTTCACGATCTTTTACGCCCTCGTCGGGATCGGCGTTTTCGTCGCCTTAGTCACCCAGCTCGCGCAAGCGCAGATCGCGGTCAGGGAGGAATTTGTCCTCAACAAGAAGCAAGAAAGTCAAACACACACCAAGAAGGCTACCGCCCGATCTAAAGGCCGCACAAAATCCTCTGCCAAGGGCGGTGCCCATCAAAAGCCCAAGGACTGA
- a CDS encoding ClpP family protease — MQAKENQEDKKKEGGSLSEMVKKRFLEDRKIFLWGEVSDDSMKEVTEKLLYLESEDPGKEIKFYINTPGGSITAGMAAYDTMKLISSPVTVIVTGMAASMGSILLSGADKGRRFIYPHGRVLIHQPLISGTFMAPAVDINIQAQEMERIRDELNKILAEASGKDLSVIENDTDRDFYLTAEESIQYGLVDEIVTKI; from the coding sequence ATGCAGGCAAAAGAAAACCAAGAGGATAAGAAGAAAGAAGGCGGTTCGCTGTCAGAGATGGTGAAGAAACGCTTCCTCGAGGATCGTAAGATTTTTCTCTGGGGAGAAGTTTCCGATGATTCGATGAAAGAAGTCACCGAAAAGCTCCTCTACCTCGAATCCGAAGATCCCGGCAAGGAGATCAAGTTTTACATCAACACTCCCGGGGGCTCGATCACCGCTGGAATGGCGGCGTACGATACCATGAAGCTGATTTCCAGCCCCGTGACGGTCATTGTCACTGGGATGGCGGCGAGCATGGGCTCGATCCTTCTCTCGGGGGCTGACAAGGGGCGTAGATTCATTTACCCACACGGCCGGGTGCTGATTCACCAGCCGCTGATCAGCGGGACGTTCATGGCACCAGCCGTGGACATCAACATCCAGGCCCAAGAGATGGAACGCATTCGCGATGAGCTGAACAAGATTCTTGCCGAAGCGTCAGGGAAGGATCTTTCCGTCATCGAGAATGACACGGATCGGGATTTCTACCTCACCGCCGAGGAATCGATTCAATACGGTCTCGTCGATGAGATCGTCACCAAGATCTGA